Sequence from the Pradoshia eiseniae genome:
ATTTCCCCGTCTTCGGCGAATGAAGCAGCCGGCCATCACCATGATAAATTCCGACGTGATGGATCGGTCCCTTCCCTTCCTCATAGGCAAAAAACAAAAGGTCCCCTGGCTCAATAGCATTGAGTTTCACTTCTCTTCCTCCCTGTGCCTGGTCACCTGCATCGCGTGCGATGACATACCCATTTGCCTTTAGCATCGTATAGGCAAATCCAGAGCAATCATAGCCATAGCTGCTGACACCGCCCCATAAATACGAGAGTTCGAGGAACCGTTCACCCGCTTGGCAAATGGCCTCGCCTGATTTTTCAGGAAGCGATTCACCTTCTTTTAATAGTTGCACATCTTCCTTATGCAATTCCCCTTTGCCAAGCGGCGTTTGAACCATGATGGTTTCACCGCTGTCACCTAGGAAGGGCAGGGCAGTTTGGTAACAAATCGGAATGGTGGAGTCCATTCCCTCGATATGCAACAATGCCATCTTGCTTTGGATGACAGCCATTCCTTTTTTGACATCAGCTGCATCTTTAATGTCCCGCAGCTGGCCGAGAGGAACCCATCCCGGATAGCCTCGGCTATCCTTTGAGGAATACTGGCTCGGTGCAATGATGGATGCCCATTCTCCCTCCATGCCAGTAACAATCACTTCTTCACCGAATAATAGCTGTGTTTGGACTCGATTAGCATTGTGTAAATCCATCAAATCTGAAAGCGCCATCGACATCAGCCACTCTGAGATTCTTGCCGGATTGCTTGTTGCCGGCTGATCTAGTTCCCGCGGAGACTGATTGGATGTCCAGACTGTTGCGACAGATACAGCGATTTGCATTATTTTTTCTTCCATTTAATCTCCTCCCTCATGAGTTTGAACACGCTTGATGCCAAGACCCTTCCCATCCGGCAAATGAATTTTGCTACCCTCGTATTGTAATCCGCCTTCGAGGATGTTTTTTGATAGCATTAAAGGGGCATCGAAATCAAAGCGGGTGATGTTTTTCTTGCTTGCCGCAAAATGGGCAGCAGCCGTAATGCCCAAATGCGTTTCAATCATGCTTCCTACCATACACTCCATTCCAGCGGTCTCTGCCAGACGATTGATGATTTGCCCTTGATAGATACCCCCTGCCTTCATAAGCTTTATGTTGATTAAATCCGCCGCACGCATTCTGATGACCTCTAACACTTGCTTTGCCGAAAAGACTGCTTCATCAGCCATAATTAATGTATCTACATGATCAGTCACTTTCTTCAGCCCATATAAATCCTGCGCTATTACGGGCTGCTCAACCAGCTCAATGTCTAGCCCTTCGTCTTCCATCTGCCGGATGGCCTTGATTGCATCTTTAGCAGACCAGCCCTGGTTAGCGTCAAGTCTGATACGGATTTGCCCGCCAGCCCGTTTCCTGATTTCTTTCACCCGTTTGATATCTTGGGCAATATCCCCGATACCGACCTTTACCTTTAAAACCGAAAAGCCTTCGCCAATATAGCGCTCCGCATCATCCCCCATCTCCTCTGGGCTGTTCACGCTGACAGTCATGTCCGTCTCAAGCTCCCCGGCAGCTCCGCCTAAATATTCATATAAAGGAAGCTTGCTATATTGGGCAAGACAATCATAGATAGCCATATCAAGCGCAGCCTTAGCGCTCGTATTGCCAACCATTACCCCAGCAAGCCCAGTGAGTACCTCCTCGTAAGCTAGAAGATTACGCCCTATTAAAAAGGGGCCAAGATAATCCTTTATGGCGGCCTCTATGGAAGTCAGTGAATCCCCGGTAATCGCGACTGTTGCCGGCGCTTCCCCCCATCCGCTAATTCCGTTATCACAATCGAGACGGACAATGAGCGAATCAGCCGATAACACGGTACGTATGGCTGTTTTAAACGGCTTGATGAGCGGCACACTCACATTGAATGTATCAATATTCGTTACTTTCATTCGCTACCCCGCTTTCAATCGCTAATGTTTTAGAGGTAGTATCAATCGTGGCTATTGTGCCAAGCGGTATAGCAAAATGGGGATCACAATGGCCAATCATAAATCCCTTCATTGCCGGCTTCCCAATCAAGTCAGCATAATGACTCAGCACCTCTTCAAGCGTCAATGTTTTTTGGCGCTCTGGTTCCCCGTCTGAGAAATCACCAATGACAAGCCCCTCAATTGCTTGCAGCTTTCCCGCATTCCAGAGCTGGTTCAAATAGCGGTCAACATTTCTCGGTTCTTCATGTACATCCTCTATAAAAAGAATTTTCCCATCGGTATCAAGCTCATTTTTCGTACCAAGCGAGGAGGTGATCAAACATAGGTTGCCGCCGACTAGCTCACCTTCCGCCTTCCCCTCGACTAAGACATCAAGCTCGTTTAGTTCCTCTGAATAACAAAGCTTATCTCCGCTGAATAATTGTTTAAATGAATGCTTCGTTTGCGAATGAACGTCCTTTTTTCCAATATCACTCGCTAGCATGGGACCATGAAAGGTGACCAATCCAGCGCGCTGCCTAATGGCCGTATGAAGATAGGTGATATCACTATAACCCCAAAAAATCTTTGGATTGTCCTTGATGATTTCATAGTCTAGCCGATCAGCCATTCTCGCTGTGCCATATCCTCCGCATGCACAAAAAATCACCTTAATATCCGGATCTTGAAACATGTCCATTACATCAGCTGCCCGCTCCTC
This genomic interval carries:
- a CDS encoding S66 peptidase family protein, whose amino-acid sequence is MAVRPDKLKRGDKAGIIAPASPPDLANLKKAVPFFEETLGLELVFGNNIEKQYGYLAGRDEERAADVMDMFQDPDIKVIFCACGGYGTARMADRLDYEIIKDNPKIFWGYSDITYLHTAIRQRAGLVTFHGPMLASDIGKKDVHSQTKHSFKQLFSGDKLCYSEELNELDVLVEGKAEGELVGGNLCLITSSLGTKNELDTDGKILFIEDVHEEPRNVDRYLNQLWNAGKLQAIEGLVIGDFSDGEPERQKTLTLEEVLSHYADLIGKPAMKGFMIGHCDPHFAIPLGTIATIDTTSKTLAIESGVANESNEY
- a CDS encoding C40 family peptidase; translation: MEEKIMQIAVSVATVWTSNQSPRELDQPATSNPARISEWLMSMALSDLMDLHNANRVQTQLLFGEEVIVTGMEGEWASIIAPSQYSSKDSRGYPGWVPLGQLRDIKDAADVKKGMAVIQSKMALLHIEGMDSTIPICYQTALPFLGDSGETIMVQTPLGKGELHKEDVQLLKEGESLPEKSGEAICQAGERFLELSYLWGGVSSYGYDCSGFAYTMLKANGYVIARDAGDQAQGGREVKLNAIEPGDLLFFAYEEGKGPIHHVGIYHGDGRLLHSPKTGKSIESILLEGTIYEKELCCARRYHRNSGEQE
- a CDS encoding mandelate racemase/muconate lactonizing enzyme family protein, translating into MKVTNIDTFNVSVPLIKPFKTAIRTVLSADSLIVRLDCDNGISGWGEAPATVAITGDSLTSIEAAIKDYLGPFLIGRNLLAYEEVLTGLAGVMVGNTSAKAALDMAIYDCLAQYSKLPLYEYLGGAAGELETDMTVSVNSPEEMGDDAERYIGEGFSVLKVKVGIGDIAQDIKRVKEIRKRAGGQIRIRLDANQGWSAKDAIKAIRQMEDEGLDIELVEQPVIAQDLYGLKKVTDHVDTLIMADEAVFSAKQVLEVIRMRAADLINIKLMKAGGIYQGQIINRLAETAGMECMVGSMIETHLGITAAAHFAASKKNITRFDFDAPLMLSKNILEGGLQYEGSKIHLPDGKGLGIKRVQTHEGGD